One Glycine max cultivar Williams 82 chromosome 3, Glycine_max_v4.0, whole genome shotgun sequence DNA window includes the following coding sequences:
- the LOC102668007 gene encoding uncharacterized protein yields MRCKKHLPDLTSTIGVCASCLRERLQPLLAAQAQAQSQAQSERSTTNSNVDNNHHRRKPKPKPEENPPPLNFPRSVSPYVTHRKSDYDRLRDRLFYSTPQVSGAACDGGTALEKRRHGGRFWILSNLFRARSNKTESSHEPREDPTGPHPPQSWFSTILYARRHHDVRSPRADRGLSPSTAENFTQFSADSAQDRSDSGNSSETSPAKQNPTPVTGHRRSRMGPTGKGFTSMAFCLNPLVRAGPNRHWSHHNKGLAQEQGGGGAHHISNAASFCANRSRKLADFGRGAHNR; encoded by the coding sequence ATGAGGTGTAAGAAACACTTACCGGACCTCACCAGCACCATCGGCGTGTGCGCTTCGTGCCTCCGCGAACGCCTCCAGCCTCTCCTCGCAGCCCAGGCCCAAGCCCAATCCCAGGCCCAATCAGAACGTTCCACCACCAATTCCAACGTGGATAATAATCATCATCGAAGAAAGCCCAAGCCCAAGCCCGAAGAAAACCCTCCGCCGCTCAATTTCCCGCGCTCGGTGTCTCCCTACGTGACTCACCGGAAATCCGACTACGACCGCCTCCGGGATAGGCTGTTCTACAGCACGCCGCAGGTGAGCGGCGCCGCCTGCGACGGCGGAACTGCTTTGGAGAAGCGGAGGCACGGCGGAAGGTTCTGGATCCTCTCGAACTTATTCCGAGCCAGATCGAACAAGACCGAATCTTCGCACGAACCGCGTGAGGATCCGACGGGTCCTCATCCGCCACAGTCATGGTTTTCGACAATCCTCTATGCGCGCCGGCACCACGACGTGCGGTCCCCGCGCGCGGATCGAGGATTATCGCCATCAACAGCGGAAAATTTCACCCAATTCTCCGCTGACTCAGCGCAAGACCGATCGGACTCGGGAAATTCGTCGGAAACTTCGCCGGCGAAACAGAATCCGACGCCGGTGACGGGGCACCGGCGATCGCGGATGGGACCCACAGGAAAAGGATTCACGAGCATGGCGTTTTGTCTGAATCCGTTGGTTCGGGCGGGTCCGAACCGGCATTGGAGCCATCATAATAAAGGGTTGGCGCAGGAACAGGGCGGGGGTGGGGCCCACCACATATCCAATGCGGCGTCGTTTTGCGCGAACCGGTCGCGGAAGCTTGCGGATTTCGGAA